In a single window of the Osmerus eperlanus chromosome 2, fOsmEpe2.1, whole genome shotgun sequence genome:
- the gucy2ca gene encoding guanylyl cyclase C isoform X1, whose translation MPDVHFRFVFVVLLVSWVSSRTLDECMESNPVAMMNVVLLEDEGSDWSLTFVEGAVIEAIEQDKKLNEAESLNLTLTANYRGFNTTLYRRRGCGSSTCEGVEILKSLHRSGSVGCAMLGPSCTYATFQMVDETIGLTLSIPVISAGSFGLSCDNKANLTRLLPPARKISTFFVKFWEFQSPLKSDWQMAYVYKKPDPTEDCFWYINALEASSAEFAVSLDRIMLRSKDDLQKALLNENRHSNIFILCGTPDDIKDIKNNTKINPDILFMLIDIYDHRYHTNTTASPGMENVLVLTLPERNYSQSSRWRVPNDTVTEINDYVTGYHDGVLLFGHVVRERMLAKMAKKEAGLFGRPIPKPQNPFRNLSFEGMGGLYVLDENGDRDVNFSVIYTTTNNEYKTLFVFDTSTNETRVEDHYPSLSWPGSRLPDDKPVRPNDNDLQFQDIIVIVLSVSVVVVTAIAFLFYRQNRKERQNQKKWSHINPELLGPLDGREVSLKIDEDNRKDSIYQIQRALYDKKPVILKELKHTDGSFSENQRIELNTLLRIDYYNLTKFYGTVKFEFGVFGVFELCERGSLRHVLNDKISYPEETFMDMEFKISVMYDIAKGMSYLHTSNIVVHGRLKSTNCVVDNRMVVKITDFGCNTILSPGKDLWTAPEHLRIPGTSQKGDVYSFAIIAHEIVLRKDPFYTKACSDLAEKLFRVQYPNGPLLFRPDISFEAATENETELYMLIRSCWEEDPEKRPDFKKLEVSLGKIFSNLHQQANETYMDNLIRRLQMYSKNLEHLVEERTSLYKAERDRADRLNFMLLPGPVVRSLKETGCVEPELFEEVTVYFSDIVGFTTLCHYSTPMEVVDMLNDIYRNFDSILDHHDVYKVETIGDAYMVASGLPRRNGNRHAVDIAHMALDILAFVGTFQLQHLPGLPLWIRIGVHSGPCAAGVVGNKMPRYCLFGDTVNTASRLESTGLPLRIHVSQSTINILQRTDCQFQYEQRGETYLKGKGKEMTYWLTGVTGTEHNLPMPPTAENFQRLQQDLAEMIVSSLEKRGPGPEGPEKRKTLSTRIRRRDTASSQGDGLPEYFHLAITDDPSTYL comes from the exons ATGCCCGATGTACATTTCCGCTTTGTCTTCGTAGTCCTACTGGTGTCATGGGTGTCAAGCCGGACGCTGGACGAATGTATGGAATCCAATCCGGTTGCAATGATGAACGTTGTGCTCCTTGAGGATGAAGGCTCTGACTGGAGTTTAACATTCGTTGAGGGCGCAGTTATTGAAGCTATTGAACAGGACAAGAAGCTGAACGAGGCcgaaa GTCTGAATTTAACCCTGACAGCCAACTACCGAGGCTTCAACACGACCCTGTACAGACGAAGAGGTTGTGGAAGCAGCACCTGTGAGGGAGTGGAGATACTGAAGTCCCTTCAT AGGAGCGGTAGTGTGGGATGTGCAATGCTGGGCCCTTCCTGCACATATGCCACGTTTCAGATGGTGGA TGAGACGATTGGTCTGACACTGAGCATCCCGGTCATCTCTGCTGGGAGCTTCGGTTTGTCATGTGACAACAAAGCAAACCTGACCCGCCTCCTCCCACCAGCACGCAAGATATCCACGTTTTTTGTTAAGTTCTGGGAATTTCAGAGCCCCTTAAAGAGCGACTGGCAGATGGCATACGTCTACAAGAAACCAGATCCCACTGAAGATTGCTTctg GTATATCAATGCTTTAGAAGCCTCTTCAGCAGAGTTCGCTGTGTCACTAGACCGAATAATGCTGCGCAGCAAAGATGATCTACAGAAAGCCCTCTTGAATGAAAATAGACATAGTAACA TCTTCATTCTGTGTGGAACCCCAGATGACATCAAAGACATAAAGAACAACACAAAGATTAACCCGGACATCCTCTTCATGCTCATTGACATCTATGA TCACAGGTACCACACTAACACAACAGCTAGCCCGGGCATGGAGAACGTCCTGGTGCTCACCTTGCCTGAGAGGAACTACAGCCAAAGCTCTCGGTGGAGAGTCCCCAATGACACGGTCACA GAAATAAATGACTATGTGACAGGTTACCATGATGGTGTGTTGCTGTTTGGTCATGTGGTCAGAGAGAGGATGCTTGCTAAGATGGCAAAAAAAGAAGCAGGATTATTTGGACGCCCCATTCCCAAACCACAGAACCCCTTCAGGAATCTCTCCTTTGAAG gTATGGGCGGACTGTACGTGCTGGATGAGAACGGTGACAGAGACGTGAACTTCTCTGTAATTTACACCACTACCAACAACGAG TACAAAACACTTTTTGTGTTTGACACGTCAACAAATGAGACCAGAGTGGAAGACCACtacccctctctgtcctggcCCGGGTCACGCCTGCCTGACGACAAGCCTGTCCGGCCAAATGATAATG ACTTGCAGTTTCAGGATATCATAGTGATCGTGTTGAGTGTCAGTGTGGTAGTGGTGACAGCCATCGCCTTTCTCTTCTACAG GCAGAACAGGAAGGAACGTCAGAACCAGAAGAAGTGGTCCCACATTAACCCAGAGCTGCTGGGGCCGCTGGACGGGAGGGAGGTGTCTCTGAAG ATTGATGAAGATAACAGGAAGGACAGCATCTACCAGATCCAACGGGCTCTCTATGACAAAAAG CCTGTGATCCTGAAAGAGCTCAAACACACGGACGGCAGCTTCAGCGAGAACCAGAGGATCGAGCTCAACACT ctaCTGCGTATCGACTACTACAACCTGACTAAGTTCTACGGGACGGTTAAGTTTGAGTTTGGCGTGTTCGGAGTGTTCGAGCTCTGCGAGAGGGGCTCCCTCAGG CATGTTCTCAACGATAAGATCTCCTATCCTGAGGAGACCTTTATGGATATGGAGTTCAAGATATCAGTCATGTATGACATAGCCAAG GGAATGTCCTATCTTCACACCAGCAACATTGTGGTCCACGGACGGCTGAAGTCCACCAACTGTGTGGTAGACAATCGCATGGTGGTCAAGATTACTGACTTTGGCTGCAACACCATCCTCTCTCCAGGCAAAG ACCTGTGGACAGCCCCGGAGCACCTCCGCATACCGGGCACCTCCCAGAAAGGAGACGTCTACAGCTTCGCCATCATCGCCCATGAGATCGTCCTGAGAAAAGACCCCTTTTACACAAAAGCCTGCTCCGACCTCGCAG AGAAGCTGTTCAGGGTTCAGTATCCCAACGGGCCTCTGCTCTTCAGACCTGACATCAGCTTTGAGGCAGCGACTGAGAACGAGACTGAG cTGTACATGCTAATAAGGTCTTGTTGGGAAGAGGACCCGGAGAAGAGGCCAGACTTCAAGAAGCTAGAAGTGTCTCTGGGCAAGATCTTCAG CAACCTGCACCAGCAGGCCAACGAGACTTACATGGACAACCTGATCAGACGTCTGCAGATGTACTCCAAGAACCTGGAgcacctggtggaggagaggacttCCCTGTACAAGGCTGAGAGGGACAGGGCTGACCGCCTCAACTTCATGCTGCTGCCTGG GCCGGTGGTGCGCTCCTTGAAGGAGACAGGCTGTGTGGAGCCCGAGCTGTTTGAGGAGGTGACGGTGTACTTCAGCGACATCGTGGGCTTCACCACGCTGTGCCACTACAGCACCCCCATGGAGGTGGTGGACATGCTCAACGACATCTACAGGAACTTCGACAGCATCTTGGACCACCACGACGTCTACAAG GTGGAGACAATAGGCGATGCATACATGGTGGCGTCGGGGTTGCCGAGGCGGAACGGTAACAGGCATGCGGTGGACATCGCCCACATGGCCCTGGACATCCTGGCCTTCGTAGGGACCTTCCAGCTGCAGCACCTCCCAGGCCTGCCCCTCTGGATCCGCATAGGGGTGCACTCAG GTCCGTGTGCAGCAGGGGTGGTGGGGAACAAGATGCCTCGCTACTGCCTGTTTGGAGATACAGTCAACACTGCCTCACGCCTGGAGTCTACAGGCCTGc CTTTAAGAATCCATGTCAGCCAGTCCACCATCAACATCCTTCAGAGAACAGACTGCCAGTTCCAGtacgagcagagaggagagacctacCTTAAG gGTAAAGGCAAAGAGATGACATACTGGTTGACAGGAGTGACGGGTACAGAGCACAACCTACCCATGCCCCCGACGGC GGAGAACTTCCAGCGGCTGCAGCAGGACCTAGCGGAGATGATCGTGTCCAGCCTGGAGAAGCGGGGCCCAGGGCCCGAGGGCCCGGAGAAGAGGAAGACCCTGTCCACCAGGATCCGCCGCAGGGACACCGCCAGCAGCCAGGGGGATGGCCTGCCTGAGTACTTTCACCTGGCCATCACAGATGACCCCAGCACCTACCTGTAA
- the gucy2ca gene encoding guanylyl cyclase C isoform X2 — protein MPDVHFRFVFVVLLVSWVSSRTLDECMESNPVAMMNVVLLEDEGSDWSLTFVEGAVIEAIEQDKKLNEAESLNLTLTANYRGFNTTLYRRRGCGSSTCEGVEILKSLHRSGSVGCAMLGPSCTYATFQMVDETIGLTLSIPVISAGSFGLSCDNKANLTRLLPPARKISTFFVKFWEFQSPLKSDWQMAYVYKKPDPTEDCFWYINALEASSAEFAVSLDRIMLRSKDDLQKALLNENRHSNIFILCGTPDDIKDIKNNTKINPDILFMLIDIYDHRYHTNTTASPGMENVLVLTLPERNYSQSSRWRVPNDTVTEINDYVTGYHDGVLLFGHVVRERMLAKMAKKEAGLFGRPIPKPQNPFRNLSFEGMGGLYVLDENGDRDVNFSVIYTTTNNEYKTLFVFDTSTNETRVEDHYPSLSWPGSRLPDDKPVRPNDNDLQFQDIIVIVLSVSVVVVTAIAFLFYRQNRKERQNQKKWSHINPELLGPLDGREVSLKIDEDNRKDSIYQIQRALYDKKPVILKELKHTDGSFSENQRIELNTLLRIDYYNLTKFYGTVKFEFGVFGVFELCERGSLRHVLNDKISYPEETFMDMEFKISVMYDIAKGMSYLHTSNIVVHGRLKSTNCVVDNRMVVKITDFGCNTILSPGKDLWTAPEHLRIPGTSQKGDVYSFAIIAHEIVLRKDPFYTKACSDLAEKLFRVQYPNGPLLFRPDISFEAATENETELYMLIRSCWEEDPEKRPDFKKLEVSLGKIFSNLHQQANETYMDNLIRRLQMYSKNLEHLVEERTSLYKAERDRADRLNFMLLPGPVVRSLKETGCVEPELFEEVTVYFSDIVGFTTLCHYSTPMEVVDMLNDIYRNFDSILDHHDVYKVETIGDAYMVASGLPRRNGNRHAVDIAHMALDILAFVGTFQLQHLPGLPLWIRIGVHSGPCAAGVVGNKMPRYCLFGDTVNTASRLESTGLPLRIHVSQSTINILQRTDCQFQYEQRGETYLKGKGKEMTYWLTGVTGTEHNLPMPPTAENFQRLQQDLAEMIVSSLEKRGPGPEGPEKRKTLSTRIRRRDTASSQGDGLPEYFHLAITDDPSTYL, from the exons ATGCCCGATGTACATTTCCGCTTTGTCTTCGTAGTCCTACTGGTGTCATGGGTGTCAAGCCGGACGCTGGACGAATGTATGGAATCCAATCCGGTTGCAATGATGAACGTTGTGCTCCTTGAGGATGAAGGCTCTGACTGGAGTTTAACATTCGTTGAGGGCGCAGTTATTGAAGCTATTGAACAGGACAAGAAGCTGAACGAGGCcgaaa GTCTGAATTTAACCCTGACAGCCAACTACCGAGGCTTCAACACGACCCTGTACAGACGAAGAGGTTGTGGAAGCAGCACCTGTGAGGGAGTGGAGATACTGAAGTCCCTTCAT AGGAGCGGTAGTGTGGGATGTGCAATGCTGGGCCCTTCCTGCACATATGCCACGTTTCAGATGGTGGA TGAGACGATTGGTCTGACACTGAGCATCCCGGTCATCTCTGCTGGGAGCTTCGGTTTGTCATGTGACAACAAAGCAAACCTGACCCGCCTCCTCCCACCAGCACGCAAGATATCCACGTTTTTTGTTAAGTTCTGGGAATTTCAGAGCCCCTTAAAGAGCGACTGGCAGATGGCATACGTCTACAAGAAACCAGATCCCACTGAAGATTGCTTctg GTATATCAATGCTTTAGAAGCCTCTTCAGCAGAGTTCGCTGTGTCACTAGACCGAATAATGCTGCGCAGCAAAGATGATCTACAGAAAGCCCTCTTGAATGAAAATAGACATAGTAACA TCTTCATTCTGTGTGGAACCCCAGATGACATCAAAGACATAAAGAACAACACAAAGATTAACCCGGACATCCTCTTCATGCTCATTGACATCTATGA TCACAGGTACCACACTAACACAACAGCTAGCCCGGGCATGGAGAACGTCCTGGTGCTCACCTTGCCTGAGAGGAACTACAGCCAAAGCTCTCGGTGGAGAGTCCCCAATGACACGGTCACA GAAATAAATGACTATGTGACAGGTTACCATGATGGTGTGTTGCTGTTTGGTCATGTGGTCAGAGAGAGGATGCTTGCTAAGATGGCAAAAAAAGAAGCAGGATTATTTGGACGCCCCATTCCCAAACCACAGAACCCCTTCAGGAATCTCTCCTTTGAAG gTATGGGCGGACTGTACGTGCTGGATGAGAACGGTGACAGAGACGTGAACTTCTCTGTAATTTACACCACTACCAACAACGAG TACAAAACACTTTTTGTGTTTGACACGTCAACAAATGAGACCAGAGTGGAAGACCACtacccctctctgtcctggcCCGGGTCACGCCTGCCTGACGACAAGCCTGTCCGGCCAAATGATAATG ACTTGCAGTTTCAGGATATCATAGTGATCGTGTTGAGTGTCAGTGTGGTAGTGGTGACAGCCATCGCCTTTCTCTTCTACAG GCAGAACAGGAAGGAACGTCAGAACCAGAAGAAGTGGTCCCACATTAACCCAGAGCTGCTGGGGCCGCTGGACGGGAGGGAGGTGTCTCTGAAG ATTGATGAAGATAACAGGAAGGACAGCATCTACCAGATCCAACGGGCTCTCTATGACAAAAAG CCTGTGATCCTGAAAGAGCTCAAACACACGGACGGCAGCTTCAGCGAGAACCAGAGGATCGAGCTCAACACT ctaCTGCGTATCGACTACTACAACCTGACTAAGTTCTACGGGACGGTTAAGTTTGAGTTTGGCGTGTTCGGAGTGTTCGAGCTCTGCGAGAGGGGCTCCCTCAGG CATGTTCTCAACGATAAGATCTCCTATCCTGAGGAGACCTTTATGGATATGGAGTTCAAGATATCAGTCATGTATGACATAGCCAAG GGAATGTCCTATCTTCACACCAGCAACATTGTGGTCCACGGACGGCTGAAGTCCACCAACTGTGTGGTAGACAATCGCATGGTGGTCAAGATTACTGACTTTGGCTGCAACACCATCCTCTCTCCAGGCAAAG ACCTGTGGACAGCCCCGGAGCACCTCCGCATACCGGGCACCTCCCAGAAAGGAGACGTCTACAGCTTCGCCATCATCGCCCATGAGATCGTCCTGAGAAAAGACCCCTTTTACACAAAAGCCTGCTCCGACCTCGCAG AGAAGCTGTTCAGGGTTCAGTATCCCAACGGGCCTCTGCTCTTCAGACCTGACATCAGCTTTGAGGCAGCGACTGAGAACGAGACTGAG cTGTACATGCTAATAAGGTCTTGTTGGGAAGAGGACCCGGAGAAGAGGCCAGACTTCAAGAAGCTAGAAGTGTCTCTGGGCAAGATCTTCAG CAACCTGCACCAGCAGGCCAACGAGACTTACATGGACAACCTGATCAGACGTCTGCAGATGTACTCCAAGAACCTGGAgcacctggtggaggagaggacttCCCTGTACAAGGCTGAGAGGGACAGGGCTGACCGCCTCAACTTCATGCTGCTGCCTGG GCCGGTGGTGCGCTCCTTGAAGGAGACAGGCTGTGTGGAGCCCGAGCTGTTTGAGGAGGTGACGGTGTACTTCAGCGACATCGTGGGCTTCACCACGCTGTGCCACTACAGCACCCCCATGGAGGTGGTGGACATGCTCAACGACATCTACAGGAACTTCGACAGCATCTTGGACCACCACGACGTCTACAAG GTGGAGACAATAGGCGATGCATACATGGTGGCGTCGGGGTTGCCGAGGCGGAACGGTAACAGGCATGCGGTGGACATCGCCCACATGGCCCTGGACATCCTGGCCTTCGTAGGGACCTTCCAGCTGCAGCACCTCCCAGGCCTGCCCCTCTGGATCCGCATAGGGGTGCACTCAG GTCCGTGTGCAGCAGGGGTGGTGGGGAACAAGATGCCTCGCTACTGCCTGTTTGGAGATACAGTCAACACTGCCTCACGCCTGGAGTCTACAGGCCTGc CTTTAAGAATCCATGTCAGCCAGTCCACCATCAACATCCTTCAGAGAACAGACTGCCAGTTCCAGtacgagcagagaggagagacctacCTTAAG gGTAAAGGCAAAGAGATGACATACTGGTTGACAGGAGTGACGGGTACAGAGCACAACCTACCCATGCCCCCGACGGC GGAGAACTTCCAGCGGCTGCAGCAGGACCTAGCGGAGATGATCGTGTCCAGCCTGGAGAAGCGGGGCCCAGGGCCCGAGGGCCCGGAGAAGAGGAAGACCCTGTCCACCAGGATCCGCCGCAGGGACACCGCCAGCAGCCAGGGGGATGGCCTGCCTGAGTACTTTCACCTGGCCATCACAGATGACCCCAGCAC CTACCTGTAA
- the LOC134035148 gene encoding uncharacterized protein LOC134035148 translates to MSREACPRGKKWDRLLVTCVPSPTPQDDLWMTTGRPLPRPQPATGSPVVRWATDASATMGDPAFSLAVWVSVGVVVNCSVLALCLWFIIYRLRATHTNSADDPEAGLEVPDKTHPSMDRPRYHGSVVVLQRERGSPQSWPQMNGGGDHTAFSQEEGLPCCRDSPGCGGGQGEWGQGEGGLVMCRSVREHVIPLPAIELGDAALVTTKTVQCSN, encoded by the exons ATGAGCAGGGAGGCTTGTCCTCGTGGCAAGAAGTGGGACAGACTACTCGTCACCTGTGTCCCCTCTCCAACCCCACAAGATGACCTCTGGATGACCACAGGAAGACCCCTGCCTCGGCCTCAGCCAGCCACAG GTTCCCCTGTGGTAAGGTGGGCGACGGATGCCTCGGCCACCATGGGAGACCCTGCTTTCAGCCTGGCTGTGTGGGTCTCTGTCGGGGTGGTGGTGAACTGCTCCGTCCTGGCTCTCTGCCTCTGGTTCATCATATACAGACTGCGggccacacacactaactcagcAG ATGACCCAGAGGCAGGTCTGGAGGTTCCAGATAAAACCCATCCATCTATGGACAGACCCAGATACCATGGTTCTGTGGTGGTgttacagagggagaggggaagtccTCAATCCTGGCCCCAGATGAACGGTGGGGGGGACCACACAGCCTTCAGCCAGGAAGAGGGTCTCCCTTGCTGCAGGGATTCCCCAGGGTGTGGTGGCGGTCAGGGGgagtggggtcagggggaggggggcctggtAATGTGCAGGTCTGTGAGGGAACATGTGATCCCACTTCCTGCAATTGAGCTTGGGGACGCAGCCTTGGTGACCACCAAGACTGTACAGTGCTCCAACTGA
- the plbd1a gene encoding phospholipase B-like 1, translated as MIFETRLCIFSLLGVAITFTSGSPNKMTAATVYWDATHKLVLLKEGVLEKEGGAYGYLNDSLSLTGWSVLELRAGYGETTESDEVTFFLAGFLEGFLTAPQMISHYANMYPQIIEDPKVLGPVKDFMNKQDAWTREQVKLNKGSDPLWRHTGFIVAQMDGLQAGVAHWAKKQGQKPLSLFAVQFLNAVGDLLDLIPALVPNTKPPLRDFQLPGMGHCSALIKMLPGFENLLFAHSSWYTYAATMRIYKHWDFRVSEPHTATGKLSFSSYPGFLVSLDDFYLLGNGLMMTQTTNNVFNSSLFSQITPHSLLAWQRVRLAHALANTGEQWAKTFASYNSGTYNNQYMVLDRSRVKLGHSLEDGALTVVEQIPGLVEYSDQTQALRRGYWPSYNIPFHSRIYALSGYGKMWDEYGDDFSYDLCPRAKIFRRDQAGVKDLDSLKYIMRYNDYKNDPYSKGDPCKSICCRNDLKQTHPSPGGCYDTKVTDYHMAEQFQAEAVNGPTTQHGLPPFSWDGFNSTAHQGLPLVYNFTFTDMQPLLFTP; from the exons ATGATTTTTGAGACGAGGCTATGTATATTTTCTTTGCTCGGTGTGGCTATAACCTTCACCAGCGGTAGCCCTAACA AGATGACAGCAGCCACAGTGTACTGGGACGCCACACACAAGTTAGTCCTGCTGAAGGAGGGGGTgctggagaaggagggtggTGCGTATGGATACCTCAacgacagcctctctctcacggGCTGGAGTGTGCTGGAGCTGCGGGCAGGGTATGGAGAGACCACCGAGTCTGACGAGGTCACCTTCTTCCTGGCAGGCTTCCTCGAAGGCTTCCTCACTGCCCC GCAAATGATTAGCCACTACGCCAACATGTATCCCCAGATCATCGAGGACCCCAAGGTCTTAGGACCAGTGAAGGATTTTATGAA taagcaGGATGCATGGACCAGAGAGCAGGTGAAGCTAAACAAGGGCAGCGACCCTCTGTGGAGACACACTGGCTTCATAGTGGCCCAGATGGATGGGCTCCAGGCAGGGGTGGCACACTGGGCCAAAAAACAAGGCCAGAAG CCTCTGTCGCTGTTTGCGGTCCAGTTCCTGAACGCTGTAGGCGACCTGCTGGACCTGATCCCTGCGCTGGTCCCCAACACCAAACCTCCTCTCCGTGATTTCCAACTGCCAGGGATGGGTCACTGCTCTGCCCTCATCAAG ATGCTGCCAGGTTTTGAGAACCTGCTGTTTGCCCATTCCAGCTGGTACACCTACGCTGCCACCATGCGGATCTACAAACACTGGGACTTCCGTGTCAGCGAACCCCACACCGCCACTGGCAAACTATCCTTCAGCAGCTACCCTG GCTTCCTAGTGTCTCTGGATGACTTCTACCTGCTGGGCAACGGCCTCATGATGACCCAGACCACCAACAACGTCTTcaactcctccctcttctcccagaTCACCCCCCACAGCCTGCTGGCCTGGCAGAGGGTCCGGCTAGCACATGCCCTGGCAAACACCGGGGAGCAGTGGGCCAAGACCTTCGCCTCATACAActctg GTACCTATAACAACCAGTACATGGTGTTGGACAGGAGCAGAGTGAAGCTGGGCCACAGCTTGGAGGATGGAGCTCTGACTGTGGTGGAGCAGATCCCAGGCCTGGTGGAGTATTCAGACCAGACACAGGCTCTGCGCAGGG gTTACTGGCCCTCCTACAACATCCCGTTCCACTCTAGGATCTACGCTCTGAGTGGCTACGGTAAGATGTGGGACGAGTATGGAGACGACTTCTCTTATGACCTCTGCCCACGGGCCAAGATCTTCAGACGAGACCAGGCTGGGGTGAAAGACCTGGACTCCCTCAAATACATCATGAGATACAACG ACTACAAAAATGACCCCTACTCCAAAGGAGACCCTTGCAAGTCCATCTGCTGTCGTAATGACCTGAAGCAGACACACCCCAGTCCAGGAGGGTGTTATGACACTAAG gtgacaGACTACCACATGGCCGAGCAGTTCCAGGCCGAGGCTGTGAACGGCCCCACCACCCAGCACGGCCTGCCCCCCTTCTCCTGGGACGGTTTCAACAGCACGGCTCACCAGGGCCTGCCCCTCGTCTACAACTTCACCTTCACAGACATGCAGCCCCTGCTCTTCACCCCCTGA